GAGCATACGTTTTAAAGTGTCGCTTCCCTAATGCGTTATCTGGTTCCCAAACGCAAATGCGACCAATGCTGTTTGTTATTCAGCGTAaccatccatacttccatactaatacatattataaatgggaaagtgtgtgtgtctgtttgtttgtccttctttcacgggaaaacggagcgacgaattgacgtgatttttcgagtagagatagttgaagggatggagagtgacataggctgctttttgtctctttttaaccccccacttccataaaatgggggtggaagtttgtatggagcattccgctattttcgaacttaacgcgagcgaagccgcggacgaAAGCTTGTAAtgtataaaactaaaataagcATTTCTACTTGTCAATAAGCGTAGAAAACCTTATGGTTTGGTATGGTTTTATGGCTAACATACATCGTTGTCTCGTTTCCAGAGTGCCGAACGCGCCGAAGAGCTGCATCGCGGAGATCTTCAGCGCGGACGCCACGGACAGCAGCCCCGTGAGGAACGGCAACGTGCGCCCGCGCGCCGTGCGCGACACGCCCACCCGCCCGCGCGACACGCACTCCAGGCTCTTCGGACAGGTGCTTAgtacttatttattgtattgtacGATTTGTATGCTTGATGAGCAATTATTCCTACATTACATCTAGTCTGTCTGTGTCTGCAGACATTATGGATGCAACCAGTGCAAGTATTCTAGATCTTGTAAATACTCCGGTCCAATCGCCCTGACCAACTACTAGCATCGAGGCCTACCGGATTTGTGCGAATTTTCTTACCTACCTTTTTTCAAGGTTCCAAAAGCCTTCGGTGTTCCAAAATGTCGAAGAGGTATCAGCGACCTCACAAATGTTGTAGACATGTAGACACACTCTCAATCAAAAATGTCGAGAGGTCTAATATCTTTATAatcacataaattaaaaaaccacTTACCAATTCCAGACGGCCTCAGCCCACGTATATATATTGTAGACCAACTCTCAATCAAAAATGTCGAGGTATCTAGaggtataggtacttaatatcgTTACCATCGCAGAAACTAATGAACCACTTATAAATTCCAGACGGCCTCAGCCCACGTGACCCCCATGGTGACCGACACCATCCGCAGCAACATCAAGTTCGGCGAGCTGGCCGTGAACGGCGGCAGCCCCGCGCACTCGCCCAAGACCAACGGCAGCGCGTCCTCCACGCCCAGCCGAGGTGAGACGGACGCCGGAGACCACTGTGAGTTTCATTCTCTTGTAGGCACGATGCGCACGCAAGCTGGGGATGCTGGTTAATAACAACGGAGCTCATGTGGAATGGATTGCGTTTCGTAAATGCCTAAGTCGGAATATAAGGTTTCGATGGGACCATAATTTAAAGTGACTTGGAAAATGTGCTTATGGAATCTAATTATATTAGTgtaaattgtttaattttgacCAGAATTTTagacaaattattattattttggatAAAAAACAATGCGAATTTAGGTTGATAAACCTAAACATAAGATCGTATACACAAACAAGATCTGGTTCAGTGATATTTTCCTGTTTGAAGTCATTCGAACAAACTAATTTAAACAATTGCGGTAAGCGGTATCGATAAAATCTCGCATCATCGCAAACTGCCGCTGTTCAATTCTCAGAAACCGTTCGTCGGCCTTCGATACCATCCATTCCACAATAAACCCATCTGCAATCATACTAGGACTGAACACAACTGTTTTTGTTTCGGATTACTTAGTATGGCTGCACTCCAACAGCTCTTTGACAAAGCACGCTAGGAACTGACACGCTTCTAACCATGCCTGACATGAATGCCTAATGATTTAAATTAATAACTGACACATCTAtttcaatgaaaagaaaaggtttaaaataaaaataaatatactgcAAGAGAATAAGCCTTGCATTGAATAAGAACATGATTGCACAATATGCATTGTGCAATCAAAAATTCACTCGCATAAATAACCTCACTAACCACTATTCACACGAGTGTTTATAAAAACCTATACATTATTATAACTAACATATCTAACAAATTACATAAATACGAGTAGGTAGTTGTTTAGGTGAGAAAAGGTAATGTTGGTAACAGTCAAAAAACTACGTCTTAAAGAATTTGATAAAGAATTGTAGGTAACAATAAGAGACACACACTTGCACATGGTTATTCGCTAGTTGAAATGTAAACCGTTTGTTCTGTAAATGGTCAGCATCGTTCACGCCGCCCAAGAGGAATCCAGTGACCGGAGACGGGGTGCAGCTGCTGCCCACGCGCCGCCGGCACCCGGCCGCCGCCCAGCGAGGTGCCCACCCCGACCTCGAGCCCCACCCCACCCACCGCTACTACACCACCGACTGGCCCCCCCAACCCGCCCAGTACTACGTACACTCCACTTCCAAACCTGCTCATACCTACCGACAGACTCCTTACACTTTGCTTGGGTTGGAATCTGACGACCCTGAAAAGGACCACCCGATATTAGACGAAGATTCACTATCTCCCCAACCCGTATTGGATAGACATTGGCCACCATTCCCCGCTCAGCATTATTTGGAACCATCAGATAAAAAAACTCCCCATCATCCGCTACCCCCCTACGCTTTCGTCGGAATGACGTCGGCTCTTGGGGAAAGACCAAAACCGGATTACAAATATGATCCTGTGCCGACTCTAGGCGGACTTATCGACCCTTATATTCATGCACAAGCAAATCCGCCACCGAGTCTTTTTAGATACGAACGCGATGGCCCAATACCGGAATTTGCTCTTTTGAGACGCCCAAGCCTCCCGGTCCATACACGCTCACAGGTTTTCCTCCTATTTTCCCAAAACACGTCCCCGGATACCTGTTCGATCTGAAACGGCATGCTGAAGACTTCAGACCTAAGACGTACTATGTAGACTATCTTCGCCGAAGACAGATGGGTGGGTGTTTAATTCACGTTAGACTGAAGGAATGCCATTACTGCACCGCTCACCTGATGAGACACTCGATCAGGGTATTTTGAGAAACGAAGCTTCTGTTCATTGCAAATAATTTGAGTGTTTGCTATCAAGGTTCAGTCTGTTTGTATTTTGAGCACCAATTTTTTATAGACAATATGGTCAAATAAGtgcatataattttaaaaatatcaaacaGGCAGGATTCCTTCAAGTCTTCAAATTAAACACTCAACTGTTTTATTCTTTGCTTATTCGTTGATCCTTTTAAGAAATAGTTAGAAATGGTCATGCAATTTATCTTAGTTAAACGTAAGATGTTTGTTTTGTAATAGTAATTAAATATTAGGATGACAAATAGATAAGTGCTTGTGTCTGTAaagtatttaattgtttatttatagACGTGTAAATAGTGTCTTGTATTTAATAGGTTTTCTATCTATCGCACGCCTTGTTGACTAATAGTACTTACTAGTAGTGTTGAGATTTGGCCAGCTGGTGGTaatatgttaaataaatagattTAAATGTACATAGTTAATAAGCAAAAATACAACTAACAACAACAATTGAAACAGGTAAAGCTTGTTGTCGCTGATTGTATTTTTTGTAATGTTTAAATGTCATTTAGTACTCTCTGTCatctgtaggtacagtcaaacaattggaaccctaggccactgtagaactatgtcatagtgacgttataaatcagattgtaagaaatctcttactgcttgtcattttgacatggttgtagagtggcccagggttccaattggttgactgtacttgtcATTGTGTTTTGGATTGAAAAAGTTTACTTGTCATTTCAACGAAATTTGTAGATCTGCATAAAGGGATTTTCTTCCCATGGCTGATACATAAACGTTATTCAATCCATTCCATTTTAAATTTCTTcataatgtacagtcaaccaattggaaccctaggccatctacaaccatgtcaaaatgacaagcagtaaaagatttcttacaatctgatttataacgtcactatgacatagttctacagtggcctagggttccaattggttgactgtaggtgCCCGAATTGACACCACGTGCATAGTGCCTTAGCGACATGTTTTTCTCTTTCGCATAACGTACCTTCCTTTTAAATTCAGTATTTCATACGACATCAATATCTTAGTGTATTTTAGAGGTAGGATTTCAATAATCTGTAGGTCTTTCATTTTCACAATGGTAGCTGTAGGTACTACTTAGTAGGTAAAACAATATTAAGTGTCCTAAATATGCACATGTAAAATCACTGTTGTCAATATTTTTCCCATATTAGATGTtcattttttacaagcttttattcaacttgccttgttagtatgttattttgggtcaaaacgtagaagctaaatttgatcTACTTCCCGATTTCTGaatgagctgaaattttgcacacacaagtaaatcacgtgacaatgtaaCATTATGTTATCACGAAGCTAATCTGATGatagagcagaaaggtggtcataggaactctgttatggaatgtcgtatccccattgagtaacgTCTCGTAACGTAGAGAAGCAGATTAGATTTTCCGTTCATATAAGTGAACATCTATTGCCGAACCGtaatttatttgttaaataaaGTGATTTGTAATATATATGTGTTGTTTTGCAGAAGGCAACCCGATCACCGGTGACGGGTACAAGTCGCTGAACGGGCAGATCAACACCGTGACGTGCCTGCAGGGCTCCAGCATCATCAACCACAACCGCGTGCCGCCTGGCGGCTTCTCCTCCGGTCTCTGGTAGACCGCCCCCGCACTCTAATTCCACATATTTTACGGTCTACCCCCTTGTCGGACAAAGACAaacattttgtaaaatatataaGGTTATTTCATATTCTTCAAAACTTCCTTTTAAACTCCGACAAAGAAACATTGTGCGGTATCCACAAAAACAGTAACGTGTAGTCTTGTTCGGGATTCTTGAAGAATAAGGAATAATCTTTATACAATACTGCAGTTTTCATGCATTTATACTCATAATTCCATTAATCAACTAAATTTCAATGATTATCTGGATATCACCTTAAttaccaaattataattatgaatcACAACGTCCATTTAAAACAGAAAGGGTATATGTTGTTAAATAAATCCTTAGCCTATCCCATAAATGTTTACTTTTCGAATAATTAAGCATAGATGATTATAGATATTTTTGTAATAGTAACGTTATTTCGATAGATAAAAATGCTATAGATTCGTAGTGTGGTACCTTTGACCTAATAATAACCATGAAATACTTATGTCAATAACAATGTTTAGTTCATTTTTGCGTTGGAAttgataataaaatacatatttattgtaatttcaAAGGTCGATGCAGACTTAAGAAGTTGGAAATTATACTCTTGACAtttgaataataattttaacacattGATATTATGAACTAGGAGTGAGGATACGTATCAGCAATATACCAAAACGAATAGTGCCTTGATTGGAAATGTGGTGAAATTCTATAAGAATCTGTGTGAGATTGAGTAGGCATTAACGTAAAGACAGTGATTATATTATCTATACTTCACGGTATAGAAATAGTAATCATACGGCACTCGGGCTAAATGatacaaattatattatatctTAACTTAAACTTTAATATTTGACACTAATTAAGAGTCCTTCATCtcttttgttaaattttattatcgtattacctaatttaataaatagaGGGTTTATAGATTGCATTTATTTTGTCTTTACatgagtttattttttttagtttattttctaCGCGTTTAGAAATAAAATGTAAGAAGATGTTGAATTTTGGTCGATTATCTGTTAACAAAATTGGTGATTTTAAGGACCATAGTTTTGTAGATGAATAAGTAGTGGTGATGTTTTCTATAAGCCGTAACCACTTAGTATAGGCATATCAACTTTGTAAAAAACGTTTTAATATCTATCTAACCTGAACGCATAATCACAGGCCTAATTATAACAAAACTGTTAATAGATAATAAccattatttgaaaataaagtttttttattgatcatttttgttttatttaagggCAAATTACCcttttaatgtaggtaccttTCCTCAAAAACCTTTTCTTAGTAACTTAATTTTACACTCTCtctttgtattatttattattttttcccctcactagctcggaaaaacgtgttttatcctttaataccagcgggtaaaaacgcattttatccactagtgggtaaagtaatttaactattttgtgttaaaaaactcgcaagttcaggattctattctcgaaccactcgcttcgctcgtggttcaactatagagtcctttcatcacttgctcgtttttcaattccacactcggcgttaaaatacaactttgcccccttgtataacaaataactattagatcATTGCTATCACTTTCAACAAGTAAGATTCGGAATCATAACCTGCTTTTTACAATAAATTGCCAAGAAAATGGCTAAGCTCCCAAGTACTTCCAGTTTCTGTGCGTGTAGGCATAAATTTGAGCTATTCAATAATCACTACCCGATTCAATTCTGACGTTCGATTCTGCGTTGAATTTTGTCATtcgattaattaaataaaaaatataaataattattataactatattgtagtaaatattattttaaaattaacatatttaCACATAATAACTTACATCATGACTATGATTGTAGATCTCCTTCACACTTCGTAATCTCTTTTGCTCTCTGCGGGTTCCTAGAGTTCTCCTTGGCGAGTGTGTTCTCGTCCCTGACCGGCGACTCTATGCTCACCGTGACGGGGCCATCGTTTTCTATCGACACTTGCATGTACGCGCCGAATACGCCATCTGAGACAAATATTAGAACATTGGGACaagaacaggccccgtagccgaatggcatttctgcgacacgaaactccaccgaaacgccgcagaaatgtagtctggctctgtcgcgccaataggtacgcaagagcgatagagatagatagctacgaaagaggtattatcgtgagcgtttgtgcattcggctacgcacactgaacagtttaggtaggtaggtatgattacaattatacgatTCATAAGGTATAATATGAGCTAAACATATATTTTAGTTGCAGTATGCTTTAAATGAGGGCAAAAGAGGCTGgcaaaatattgtttaaagCATATCTAGcatagggccagttgcatcaaccacattagACAGActcatcatcgtcacgcagcaaacGTCTatgatacaataaaatttaacgaacgctttaaagATGAAACCGGGCCTTACTCATGCAAGTACTCGTaatttacatgtaaaattgatagaatTACTTTATTACAAATGAATAATTGAAATTATAGTCTTTCCCATTACGGAACAATGGTAtaccggacctttgggaggcctGCGCGGGGCCGAAACCAACGCATAGAGGCcctttgacactttaatgaaatgtaaggggtacaccgagcggatgttgcccttgcccgtatgaTGGGACACACGCAGGTGCAACACCCGctagggtgtaaggactatttgggAGTTGATGGAATCTTAAATGAACTGGGTTTTTTGATGacagtgatggactaaatactaggctatgggataaaaaaccggacaaATGATAGAAATTATTAGGTACCTTTAATTTTCTCTGActtgtaacttttttttaaaagttgtaaaaAGTGTTCGTAAAATTTTTTAGACTCGTCACCCGCCATTGCATTATGAAAATCGGGCTTGTTACCCTGAAAAGGGAAATGTATAAAATTAGTAGAACAAAAATTATAAAGCACTAATTTGTTTTTCCTAAGAAATAAGtcacttttcaggattgccataaagCAAACCTAACCTATCTACATAATTAGTACAGTCtaccaaaaatgtggtttaccaccctacggGTGAGGTTCGTTTaaacgtcatgagacaacaaggtcgatttcctCTTGCAacaatattatgtcagtgacaatcgCTCTGTCTATATATGATGTTTACGTGATGCTGtgtgtcaagtcaaccttagcgatcgttagagctcacagaaacttttgtaaaaactggtagaccactttcttggccgacTGTATATATAGATGATATAGAGGAGTTTTCACCCTGAAAATTTCAGAatgatgactaatgataatctggcaatCATTACATTAGGTATGACTTTCtatcattatgtcaaacaaaAGGATCTGGTATATTTTATGTAGATTGAggtattatttacataataaggAGTGCAACAAATGTGGAAAAACCTAAATTATAAATTTCATCAAATAGATGCAAACATTGGACATAAACTTGCACATCTTTCAGTTGCACTTACCATATTTATCAGACTGATTAACGTGTAAAAGCAGTAAAGTATGAAAGTTCCCTAACTAAATTGAACAAACACTTAAATGGTGGCAGACAATTTGGTGAAACTGACCTTAACCCTTTATAGGGCTCAGGTCTCAAAAAAGATCACTTGTAAGACtatttttttgtacttttttcttGCACAGAATTTTCAATTCACAAATTCAGaattcacaatttttttttaattttgcccATTAAAGGGTTAAAGTCGGAAATGCTCTCAATAGGACCTCCTGCTC
This genomic window from Leguminivora glycinivorella isolate SPB_JAAS2020 chromosome 1, LegGlyc_1.1, whole genome shotgun sequence contains:
- the LOC125228093 gene encoding microtubule-associated protein Jupiter isoform X1, with product MATYAQFKHVELYKIGHGKNRVPNAPKSCIAEIFSADATDSSPVRNGNVRPRAVRDTPTRPRDTHSRLFGQTASAHVTPMVTDTIRSNIKFGELAVNGGSPAHSPKTNGSASSTPSRGETDAGDHSSFTPPKRNPVTGDGVQLLPTRRRHPAAAQREGNPITGDGYKSLNGQINTVTCLQGSSIINHNRVPPGGFSSGLW
- the LOC125228339 gene encoding LOW QUALITY PROTEIN: D-aminoacyl-tRNA deacylase (The sequence of the model RefSeq protein was modified relative to this genomic sequence to represent the inferred CDS: deleted 1 base in 1 codon): MKALIQRVMNAKVTVNGEVVSNIEQGLCVLIGISKNDNLKDVEYIVRKILSARLFNDDSEKRWSKSVVDKGLEVLCVSQFTLYNTWKGNKPDFHNAMAGDESKKFYEHFLQLLKKSYKSEKIKDGVFGAYMQVSIENDGPVTVSIESPVRDENTLAKENSRNPQRAKEITKCEGDLQS
- the LOC125228093 gene encoding microtubule-associated protein Jupiter isoform X4, translated to MATYAQFKHVELYKIGHGKNRVPNAPKSCIAEIFSADATDSSPVRNGNVRPRAVRDTPTRPRDTHSRLFGQTASAHVTPMVTDTIRSNIKFGELAVNGGSPAHSPKTNGSASSTPSREGNPITGDGYKSLNGQINTVTCLQGSSIINHNRVPPGGFSSGLW
- the LOC125228093 gene encoding microtubule-associated protein Jupiter isoform X2, which encodes MSSTLIFVGYPEDAKSVITKVPNAPKSCIAEIFSADATDSSPVRNGNVRPRAVRDTPTRPRDTHSRLFGQTASAHVTPMVTDTIRSNIKFGELAVNGGSPAHSPKTNGSASSTPSRGETDAGDHSSFTPPKRNPVTGDGVQLLPTRRRHPAAAQREGNPITGDGYKSLNGQINTVTCLQGSSIINHNRVPPGGFSSGLW
- the LOC125228093 gene encoding microtubule-associated protein Jupiter isoform X3, with the translated sequence MATYAQFKHVELYKIGHGKNRVPNAPKSCIAEIFSADATDSSPVRNGNVRPRAVRDTPTRPRDTHSRLFGQTASAHVTPMVTDTIRSNIKFGELAVNGGSPAHSPKTNGSASSTPSRASFTPPKRNPVTGDGVQLLPTRRRHPAAAQREGNPITGDGYKSLNGQINTVTCLQGSSIINHNRVPPGGFSSGLW